TCATCAAACCCGGCAGATAGATTGGTAATCCGATCTATCGAGAAGCGGAAGCCCATGGCAGCCAGCAGCTTGAGCGTTTCTTCTTCCAGCATTCCGAATTTGCGCATGTCCGCTTGTGAAAATTCCAGAATGACATGGGGTGCGAGGTCGCGATTCTGATCGAAAAGGTCCCGCATCAAGGCAAAGAAATCGCTGTCAGCCAAGCTTTCCAGCGACAGATTGCAAAAGAGATCAACCGGATGACCGCGATCCGCCAAGCGCCTCAAAAGACGAAAGGCCTCATTCATGGCCAAACGGTCGAGCATCGGCAAAAACCGATTTTTGCGGCAGACCGGCAAGATGATATCCGGCGTCAACAAACTGCCATCATCAGCCTTCAGACGTGTCAACGCCTCGTAGAATTGAGGCTTTCGCATGGGCAGCGTAACGATTGGCTGCATAAAGAGCTCAATATGCCCCAAGGCAAGTGCGCGCCTGACCGCAGTTTCTTCTTCATCAGAAAAGGCCCTCTCGGCTTTGGCCAACCGGTCAGCTGCGGCTGAAAAATCGGCAGCGTCTACATCGATGTCAGCGTCCAGATACTCAGGCCCAGCTTCTGGCTCCGGCTCCGGTAAAGCATGGCGCGCTTCGCGCTCGCGCTCTCTGGTGGCTGCGGCCTGTGCCTCTGCGAGGCTTTTCTCGTTTCTGAGGGCCATATTGCGGGCATTGGCCAGTAGATGCTGCTCCAGATCCTTGAAAGAGCCTGTTGCCGCCATCAGCTTTGCATTGATCTCGGAAACCTGCACTTCGTTCTTCCCGACCCTGTCATCCAGATCGGCGCAGCTTTCGGCCAATTGCTTGACCAGCGTACCTATCACGTCCAACTCGGCCAGAATGGGCTCGACCTCCTTTTCAAGACGTTCGGCAGCCGAGGCTTCCAACTGTTGAGAAAGCTCGCGCACGTCTTGCAGCTCTTTGGTCAATGCCAGTTTGAGCCGCGTCAGGTCATCCATCTGCTCATCAAGCAGCATGTGATCGCGAACGCGGCTGATCTGATAATGCACCAGAAGCAATGTCAAAATGATGCCAAAGGAAATCGGGGAGGCTTCGGTGATGGTGAGGCCGAACTTGAAATGCAGCATAGCGCCGACAGAGGCGGAAATGGCAACCATACAAATGGCGATAAAAACGGCTCCTAGCCTTTGCATGTTTTCATCTCCGTCGCAGGTTTTTTGTCCACCTGCTTGCTACACTGTTACTTCATCAGCTACGCGACTCGTACACAAAGTCGTATCCGCAGCCGTTACTTATTGGTTTTCTCTGAAAAACTCCATTGAATTTCAATGCGTTACAATCAGCATTCGCTTTATCACCGCTCACTAGCCGGACGAATCAAGCTGTTAACCAATTGTTAGGGTAATATGGCTGAGCGCCTTAGCAAAGTGTTTCACAAAAAGAGTGTGGGCTATTTTTCTATTCGGCTCCTTCGGCACCCCGAAAGCAGCGCTTGATCCTTTCCGGTCTGGGCTTTTGCCTATCCTCAAGCGATTGGCAAAAAGTGATCCGCATAGACGCTCATAATCGAGCGACGAGCCGGTGTGATTTAACTGCTTGAGAAAAAATAGGCTGCCCCGTTCATTTCAGAAAACTGACAATGAAGCGGGGCAGCTCTAGGCGCGGTAAAGGGAAGCCTCTTTATCCGCGCGGCAGGAACGATGCGGCGTGTTCCTGCGAAAGCCAAGAGGAACGAGAAGCCCGAAGCTATCTCTTCCTAATTAACGGGGCTCACTAAAGTGATTCCGTTTCAATTACAATTGCCTACACATGCAAATATTATAGAGGCTTTTGGTTTTGTTCACATGTATTTAGATTTTTCACACTTAATGGCCGATTAAATCCATTGAAAACAAAATATCGACGAGCGGCATCAACTTTATACCCGTGTTGTGCGACACATTTGCGGTGCTTTGCGTCAAAATAATGACAGCTGATCCTCTATTCTTTTGGAGCTGGTGAAATATTTCAAGGATAAACGTGTCTTCTTTGAAGAGAAGCCAATAGTTCGACAGGCAACTTCTTTTCTCTTATGAAGAATTTCAGCAAAGGGCCCAAAGCCATGCATCCGATGGCCGGCACGACTATCGTAATCCTTGCCACCGCGCATATTGCGCAAGACACTCATAACATGGCGGTATTTATCTGGGTAATGATGCAGCAGCCAATCCTGAAACAAGCTGCTGACCTCGTTGGGCAAGCGCAACAGGATCGCTGCGGCCTCTTGTGCACCGGCTTCATGGGCAGCCTTCAAAATCGCCTCCAGCTCGCTGTCATTAAGAGCGGGAATAACCGGCGCGACCAGCACTCCGGTGGGGATGCCGGCTTCAGCCAAGCGGGCAATTGTCTCCAGCCGCCTTTTGGGACTTGAGGCCCTTGGCTCCATATTGCGCGAAAGGTGATGATCAAGGCTTGTGACTGAAATAGCCACCTTGACCAAATTGCGCTCGTTTAGCTTCTTGAGTTTGTCCAAATCGCGCAAAATGAGCGCTGACTTGGTGGTTATGCAAACCGGATGGCCTGTTTCATCAAGCACATCCAGAATATCGGGCATGAGCTTATAGTCGCGCTCAATCGGCTGATAGGGGTCGGTGTTGGTACCAATGGCGATGGGGCGCGGCCTGTAACCCGGTGCGGACAGCTCCTTTTTGAGCTGGCGGGCCGCATCTGGTTTGACGAAAAGCTTGGTTTCAAAATCGAGTCCGGCAGAAAGCCCCATATAGGCGTGGGACGGGCGTGCAAAACAATAGACGCAACCATGCTCACAGCCGCGATAAGGATTGATAGAACGGTCAAAAGGAATGTCCGGAGAGTCATTGCGGGTAATGATGGTCCGAGACTTTTCTTCCTGCACCTCGGTTTTCAGAGGTGGTAGCTGTTCATCACAATCAGGTGTCGGCCAACCGTCATCAACCGACTCCGTCTGGTAGGGCTCAAATCGCCCTGCCCTGTTTCTGCGGACACCCCTGCCGCGAATGCGCTTGCCTTTATGCACATCGGGGTCAACCGGCGCCTCAATGAACGGATCGGCCTCATGCATTATTGGCTTTTTGGCTGTCGCCCTTTGCGCTGCCATGCTTATCTCCATCGCTGGTCGCGGCTGAGCCTTGCTCATGGCCGGCGACTCTGTTAGCGCTTTGTTCTGGTTAATGATGCGTCGGAAAAACGAACATATCAAGAACAAAATATCGGTTCGCACAAATGTGATCGGCAGGAACAGCGAATTGGCGGCAAATGTTCTGAAGGCTTGAACCCGAGCTGTGACGGTCGAAACGAATCCCGCGATTTTGTTGCAATCGTAAAAGGACTTGTTCACGAGTTGTTATTAAGGTGGTCGCGAACTATGTTTTGATTCGACGCCCGGTTTGAGCCACATGCCAAAAGGGCATTATCAATTGCCAGATGGGAGTTCGCACCATGAGCGAAGAAAATGAGAAAAAGTCGGAAGACTCTATGGGCAAGGATGCGGCCGAGGCCCTGTTCAAATCCCGTTCCGTATTCATTTACGGCGAAGTCACGCAGGAAATGGCCCAGAAAGTCAGCGCTCAGCTGATCGCGCTTGCTGCCACAAGTGACGATGATATCAAGGTATTCATCAACTCACCTGGTGGTCATGTGGAATCGGGCGATTGCATGCACGACATGATCAAGTTCATCAAACCGAAGGTCTGGATTATCGGCTCTGGCTGGGTCGCTTCTGCAGGAGCCCTGATTTACATTTCCGTGCCGGTAGAACGTCGTCTGTGCTTGCCGAACACCCGCTTCCTTCTGCACCAACCATCCGGTGGCGCGCGCGGCATGGCTTCCGACATTGAGATTCAGGCACGCGAAATCATCAAGATGAACGAACGCCTGAACAAGTTGTTCTCCGATGCAACTGGCCAGCCAATTGAAAAAATCGCCGCCGATACCGACCGCGATTACTGGCTTTCTGCTCAGGAGGCCAAGGATTATGGCCTCGTTTCCAAAATCATCACCTCGCACACCGAGATTGGTTAACCGGCTTTACCAAAGCTGGGGGACATTGCCTTGATAAAACCTGCTGTTTCGAAAATGAGTTTCAAACAGCAGGCTAGAAGCATGTCAAGCGGTTGAATAGATCGCGCCATGCTTTCTGGCACCGGGTTTGGGAGAATGCCGGTGCCATCGCGGCGTGCGAGGCGATTCAGTTTTCTGGCAGGTCTCAGGCCTGCCAGAAATGTTTATTGGCTTCCTTTTCGGCCAGCTGGCGGCTCAAGCCGAAATCAGCCAGAACATCATCATTAAAACCAATCGTATTGAGATCATGGCGCATTTGACGGCGCTGTCTGGCGCGCTCGGTCCACAGAGCCAATGTTTGCATGAAAGTCCTGGATCTGTGCGGGCCTGCTTTTGCCACGAGGGCCAGCACGTCTTCATTGCTCATTCGATTGAAGTCACCTTCCAAGGTTGCTTTCATATCTCTCTCCTTCATTGTTATTTTTGTTATGGTCATCAGGACAAATGTCTCGGCGCAATTATTGCGCTTTTTGCACTGTAATAAAATTGAAAAATTCGCACCTTATATGTGAGGAAAAGTTACAGACCCTTCAGCTTGTCACTTCCCGAGCAAGGAACCTGAACCATGGTGCAGTTGCCTCCCTTGGCTTCTCTTTTGGCGTTTGACGCTCTCTATCAATGCGGCTCGGTCACCGGTGCGGCTGAGCAGCTGGGGCGCACACACAGCGCCGTGAGCAAGCAACTGCACCAATTGCAAAACCATGCTGGGATGGCGCTTTTCGAAAAGAACGGCTCAGGCATCAGACTAACGCCAGAGGGCGCAAAGTTTGCGGCCATCGTTGCGGCAAGCCTTGCCGATATCCGCAAGGGCTATGAGGAGCTGAAGCGCAACAGAGAGCGGCAAGCTGTCTCGATCAAGGTAAGCTCCACTTTTGCTCGCGTTTGGGCCATCCCGATTATCGCGCGCTTTAACCGACATCATCCGGAAATCGAAATTCAGCTCAACCTGACCATCCCGCAAAATTCGCACGAGTTGGATGGTGCCGTCGATCTGGTTTTGTCGTGGGACAGGCTTGTCAGTCCAACCGATCCACACCCCAATGCAGTGACCTTGGGGGATGTTTACATCGGCCCGGTTCTATCGCCGACCTACCCACACCTCTTCGAAGATGGCACCTTCAGCTTCAGGACCCAACTCAACCGACGCGGATCGGAAGCGGGCTGGAAGACCTGGTCTGACTTGACCGGCCTCAAGCTCAGCTATGAGCACCAGATAAACTTCGATCTTGTGGGCCTTGCCTATGAAGCCGCCGAGCGCGGCATGGGGGTTGCGCTTGCTCCCAAATTTCTGATTGAGAAAGAGCTGAAGAGTGGCACGCTCGTCGCTCCTGCCGGTTTTTATTGTTTCAAGGAAGGTCTCATGGTGCGCCCCTCGATTGAGCGGACAAACCCGAGCCGCAATGCCCAGATATTTCTCGATTGGCTGGCCGATCATGGTCGGCTCAGTGATGATGGTTATCTGACCGCTGATGTGCTCGACCCGATTTGGGGCTGAGGCCCCATAAAAGACATGATTTCTGCAAGGATTTGCTCCATGCCATTTACGATCCTAGAACAATTCAGCTGCGGCAAGGCGAAAACAGGCTATAGCGAAGACCGCATTGTCGCCTCAGATCACCATTTCGGCATTCTTGATGGATCGCGGGGTCCCGTTTATGCCGGTGCGGATGTCATCACCGCCATGCTTGATGAAGCCAGGGCCTATATGGAAAGCATGCCAGCCGAGATAACCTTTGTCGCCCTGATTGAAGCTTTGAGCGAGATGGCCCGTAAACACAAACAAATCGCAGGCTTTGACAATTTGCGAACGTCAGGCGGGTTTGTCTTCTGCCTCTATTCAGACCATTTTGGCGAAATCTGGCGAATTGGCGACTGCAAGTTCCGAAATCGCGGCGCGGAAAATTCTGTTTTCTGGAATTCGGAGGAAATCTGCGCCAAAGCGCGTGCTCTCAAGATCGATGCGCTGTTGCTAGAGGAGCTTGAGCCAGAGGCCATTATGGCAAGAGACGATTATG
This window of the uncultured Cohaesibacter sp. genome carries:
- a CDS encoding EAL domain-containing protein gives rise to the protein MQRLGAVFIAICMVAISASVGAMLHFKFGLTITEASPISFGIILTLLLVHYQISRVRDHMLLDEQMDDLTRLKLALTKELQDVRELSQQLEASAAERLEKEVEPILAELDVIGTLVKQLAESCADLDDRVGKNEVQVSEINAKLMAATGSFKDLEQHLLANARNMALRNEKSLAEAQAAATREREREARHALPEPEPEAGPEYLDADIDVDAADFSAAADRLAKAERAFSDEEETAVRRALALGHIELFMQPIVTLPMRKPQFYEALTRLKADDGSLLTPDIILPVCRKNRFLPMLDRLAMNEAFRLLRRLADRGHPVDLFCNLSLESLADSDFFALMRDLFDQNRDLAPHVILEFSQADMRKFGMLEEETLKLLAAMGFRFSIDRITNLSAGFDEFAQRGVKFAKIAAPVLTHKDAGRGMDIHPADFSRLLSRKGIDLIVTHVESERDLVDLIDYNVHLAQGNHFAPAKPLKSASARPSEQSGTIPQQQQAAPQRSRRPANRPQSAPSKRPEPPSRPAAQPAPISRTAPSVSVPSSDVGRGSGLSSPVLQEGQGQSDSSEASRTLGENPKIAQALRAMAAQDGNNSEARDQFRAVLAEAAGLLDPVSASGPASAPVRQAQSRISAGAVQQRVESAQRGAAMNDRLPAADDFGLQTGTERGQFIEV
- a CDS encoding PA0069 family radical SAM protein, with the translated sequence MHEADPFIEAPVDPDVHKGKRIRGRGVRRNRAGRFEPYQTESVDDGWPTPDCDEQLPPLKTEVQEEKSRTIITRNDSPDIPFDRSINPYRGCEHGCVYCFARPSHAYMGLSAGLDFETKLFVKPDAARQLKKELSAPGYRPRPIAIGTNTDPYQPIERDYKLMPDILDVLDETGHPVCITTKSALILRDLDKLKKLNERNLVKVAISVTSLDHHLSRNMEPRASSPKRRLETIARLAEAGIPTGVLVAPVIPALNDSELEAILKAAHEAGAQEAAAILLRLPNEVSSLFQDWLLHHYPDKYRHVMSVLRNMRGGKDYDSRAGHRMHGFGPFAEILHKRKEVACRTIGFSSKKTRLSLKYFTSSKRIEDQLSLF
- a CDS encoding ATP-dependent Clp protease proteolytic subunit, which translates into the protein MSEENEKKSEDSMGKDAAEALFKSRSVFIYGEVTQEMAQKVSAQLIALAATSDDDIKVFINSPGGHVESGDCMHDMIKFIKPKVWIIGSGWVASAGALIYISVPVERRLCLPNTRFLLHQPSGGARGMASDIEIQAREIIKMNERLNKLFSDATGQPIEKIAADTDRDYWLSAQEAKDYGLVSKIITSHTEIG
- a CDS encoding LysR substrate-binding domain-containing protein, which gives rise to MVQLPPLASLLAFDALYQCGSVTGAAEQLGRTHSAVSKQLHQLQNHAGMALFEKNGSGIRLTPEGAKFAAIVAASLADIRKGYEELKRNRERQAVSIKVSSTFARVWAIPIIARFNRHHPEIEIQLNLTIPQNSHELDGAVDLVLSWDRLVSPTDPHPNAVTLGDVYIGPVLSPTYPHLFEDGTFSFRTQLNRRGSEAGWKTWSDLTGLKLSYEHQINFDLVGLAYEAAERGMGVALAPKFLIEKELKSGTLVAPAGFYCFKEGLMVRPSIERTNPSRNAQIFLDWLADHGRLSDDGYLTADVLDPIWG